Proteins encoded within one genomic window of [Enterobacter] lignolyticus SCF1:
- the gltX gene encoding glutamate--tRNA ligase, whose protein sequence is MKIKTRFAPSPTGYLHVGGARTALYSWLFARNHDGEFVLRIEDTDLERSTPEAIEAIMDGMNWLNLEWDEGPYFQTKRFDRYNAVIDEMLEAGTAYKCYCSKERLDALREEQMANGEKPRYDGRCRHDHSEHVADEPCVVRFANPQEGSVIFDDQIRGPIEFSNQELDDLIIRRTDGSPTYNFCVVVDDWDMEITHVIRGEDHINNTPRQINILKALNAPVPVYAHVSMINGDDGKKLSKRHGAVSVMQYRDDGYLPEALLNYLVRLGWSSGDQEIFSREEMIKLFSLGAVSKSASAFNTDKLLWLNHHYINTLAPEYVATHLQWHIEQENIDTRTGPQLSELVTLLGERCKTLKEMAASCRYFYEEFTEFDADAAKKHLRPVARQPLEVVRDKIAAITEWTAENVHHAIQATADELEVGMGKVGMPLRVAVTGAGQSPALDVTVHAIGKSRSIARINNALAFIAERENQQ, encoded by the coding sequence ATGAAAATCAAAACTCGCTTCGCGCCAAGCCCAACCGGCTATCTGCACGTCGGTGGTGCGCGTACTGCTCTCTATTCCTGGCTTTTTGCTCGTAACCACGACGGTGAGTTCGTGCTGCGTATTGAAGACACCGATCTTGAACGTTCTACACCGGAAGCTATCGAAGCCATCATGGATGGTATGAACTGGCTGAATCTGGAATGGGACGAAGGCCCGTATTTCCAGACCAAACGTTTCGATCGCTACAACGCGGTTATTGATGAGATGCTGGAAGCGGGTACCGCCTATAAATGCTATTGCTCGAAAGAGCGTCTGGACGCACTGCGCGAAGAGCAGATGGCGAACGGTGAAAAGCCGCGCTATGACGGCCGTTGCCGCCATGACCACAGCGAGCATGTGGCTGATGAACCTTGCGTGGTGCGTTTCGCTAACCCGCAGGAAGGTTCCGTTATTTTTGACGACCAGATTCGCGGCCCGATCGAGTTTAGCAACCAGGAGCTGGACGATCTGATCATCCGCCGTACCGACGGCTCGCCGACCTACAACTTCTGCGTCGTGGTGGATGACTGGGATATGGAAATCACCCACGTGATCCGTGGCGAAGACCATATCAACAATACGCCGCGTCAGATTAACATCCTGAAAGCGCTGAATGCGCCGGTACCGGTCTACGCGCACGTTTCCATGATCAACGGCGACGACGGTAAAAAGCTGTCCAAGCGTCACGGCGCGGTCAGCGTTATGCAGTATCGTGATGACGGCTACCTGCCGGAAGCGCTGCTTAACTATCTGGTGCGTCTGGGCTGGTCCAGCGGCGACCAGGAAATTTTCAGCCGTGAAGAGATGATCAAGCTGTTCTCTCTCGGAGCGGTCAGCAAATCAGCCAGCGCGTTCAATACCGACAAGCTGCTGTGGCTGAACCATCACTATATTAATACCCTGGCGCCGGAGTACGTCGCGACTCACCTGCAGTGGCACATCGAGCAGGAAAATATCGACACCCGCACCGGGCCGCAGCTGTCTGAACTGGTGACGCTACTGGGCGAGCGCTGCAAGACGCTGAAAGAGATGGCGGCAAGCTGCCGTTACTTCTATGAAGAGTTTACTGAGTTTGATGCCGATGCCGCGAAGAAGCATCTGCGTCCGGTCGCTCGTCAGCCGCTGGAAGTGGTGCGTGATAAAATCGCTGCTATCACTGAGTGGACCGCGGAGAACGTGCACCACGCCATTCAGGCAACCGCGGATGAGCTGGAAGTCGGCATGGGTAAAGTGGGAATGCCGTTGCGCGTCGCGGTCACCGGCGCGGGCCAGTCGCCGGCGCTTGATGTCACCGTACATGCTATCGGCAAGAGCCGCAGCATCGCGCGCATCAACAACGCGCTGGCGTTTATTGCAGAGCGCGAAAACCAGCAGTAA
- a CDS encoding LysR family transcriptional regulator, which translates to MNYSLRQLKVFITVARAKSFSRAGEIIGLSQSAVSHSVKELEYQTGVKLLDRTTREVVLTPAGEQLAVRLERLLDELNGTLREAGRVGQQLSGTVRIAASQTISAHLIPQCIAYSNQRYPEIDFVLHDRPQQWVLESIRKGDVDFGIVIDPGAVSDLQCETVLSEPFFLLCRSDHAFARAPSVAWQALQGEKLVLQDYASGSRPLIDAALARQDIEAVIVQEIGHPATLFPMVESGIGISILPALALPMPQGSRLSVKRLTPVVERQLMLVRRKNRSLSAAAGALWEVVREQAQQLTAARVDDPLYQI; encoded by the coding sequence ATGAATTATTCTCTGCGTCAGCTAAAGGTCTTCATTACCGTCGCCCGGGCGAAAAGCTTCAGTCGGGCGGGGGAGATAATCGGCCTTAGCCAGTCGGCGGTCAGCCATAGCGTGAAGGAGCTGGAGTATCAGACGGGGGTAAAACTGCTGGACAGGACCACCCGCGAGGTGGTCCTGACGCCCGCGGGAGAGCAGCTGGCGGTGAGGCTGGAGCGATTGCTTGATGAGCTCAACGGTACGCTGCGGGAGGCCGGGCGCGTCGGCCAGCAGCTCAGCGGCACGGTGCGGATCGCCGCGAGCCAGACTATCTCGGCGCACCTGATTCCGCAGTGCATTGCGTACAGCAATCAGCGCTATCCGGAGATAGATTTTGTGCTGCACGACAGGCCTCAGCAGTGGGTGCTGGAGAGCATCCGTAAGGGGGATGTGGATTTCGGGATCGTTATCGATCCGGGAGCGGTAAGCGATCTGCAGTGCGAAACGGTGCTCTCTGAGCCGTTTTTTCTGCTGTGTCGTAGCGATCATGCCTTTGCCCGGGCGCCGAGCGTGGCGTGGCAGGCGCTGCAGGGTGAAAAACTGGTGCTTCAGGACTACGCGTCGGGAAGCCGTCCACTGATTGATGCGGCGCTGGCGCGGCAGGATATTGAGGCCGTCATCGTGCAGGAAATAGGCCATCCGGCGACCCTTTTCCCGATGGTGGAGTCCGGCATCGGCATCAGTATTTTACCCGCGCTGGCGCTCCCAATGCCCCAGGGAAGCAGGCTGTCTGTGAAGCGGTTGACGCCGGTTGTTGAGCGGCAGCTTATGCTGGTGCGGCGTAAAAACCGATCGCTTTCCGCCGCTGCCGGGGCGCTATGGGAGGTCGTACGCGAGCAGGCGCAGCAGTTGACTGCCGCTCGCGTCGACGATCCGCTGTATCAGATATAG
- a CDS encoding bile acid:sodium symporter family protein — MKLLRILDPFTLTLITTVLLASLFPARGSFVPFFEGLTTAAIALLFFMHGAKLSREAIIAGGSHWRLHLWVMCSTFVLFPVLGVLFARWAPVNVDPMLYSGFLYLCILPATVQSAIAFTSLAGGNVAAAVCSASASSLLGIFISPLLVGLLMHLHGAGGSLEQVGKIMLQLLLPFVLGHLSRPWIGAWVARHKKWIGKTDQTSILLVVYSAFSEAVVNGIWHKVGVGSLLFIVVVSLVLLAIVIAINVFVARRCGFSKADEITIVFCGSKKSLANGIPMANILFPVSVLGMMVLPLMIFHQIQLMVCAVLARRYKRQTEQLQAKDAAREAKA; from the coding sequence ATGAAACTGTTGCGCATTCTTGACCCTTTTACGCTTACGCTGATCACCACCGTTCTGCTGGCCTCGCTGTTCCCGGCGCGCGGCAGTTTTGTCCCGTTCTTTGAAGGTCTCACCACCGCGGCTATCGCCCTGCTGTTTTTTATGCACGGCGCCAAGCTGTCCAGAGAGGCGATTATCGCCGGCGGCAGCCACTGGCGGCTGCATTTATGGGTGATGTGCAGCACGTTCGTGCTGTTTCCGGTACTGGGCGTGCTGTTTGCCCGCTGGGCGCCGGTCAACGTCGACCCGATGCTGTACAGCGGCTTCCTCTACCTCTGCATTCTGCCCGCCACCGTGCAGTCCGCCATTGCGTTTACCTCCCTTGCCGGCGGCAACGTCGCCGCCGCCGTCTGCTCGGCATCCGCCTCCAGCCTGCTGGGGATTTTCATCTCCCCTTTGCTGGTTGGGCTGTTAATGCACCTGCACGGCGCCGGAGGCAGCCTTGAGCAGGTCGGGAAAATCATGCTGCAGCTGCTGCTGCCGTTTGTGCTTGGGCATCTTTCGCGTCCGTGGATCGGCGCATGGGTCGCGCGTCACAAGAAGTGGATCGGCAAAACGGACCAGACCTCTATTCTGCTGGTGGTTTATTCCGCCTTCAGCGAGGCGGTGGTGAACGGCATCTGGCATAAGGTGGGCGTCGGCTCGCTGCTGTTTATCGTCGTGGTGAGTCTGGTGCTGCTGGCCATCGTGATTGCGATTAACGTTTTTGTGGCGCGCCGCTGCGGTTTCAGTAAAGCCGATGAAATCACGATTGTGTTCTGCGGTTCGAAAAAGAGCCTGGCAAACGGGATACCGATGGCCAATATTCTGTTTCCAGTGTCAGTGCTCGGAATGATGGTGCTGCCGCTGATGATCTTTCACCAGATCCAGCTGATGGTGTGTGCGGTACTGGCGCGTCGCTACAAGCGCCAGACCGAACAGCTGCAGGCAAAAGACGCCGCCCGCGAGGCGAAAGCTTAA
- a CDS encoding FlxA-like family protein codes for MATISLPSSSAPGLQSTSSAAEPQGNDIGSQIIRITQQIVKLTQQLKNIASGSGSAEEKQKQAELIQDQITMLEAQLAQLQRQQAEKDQEQQTQSAFNATGVKSASADHQIDVYI; via the coding sequence ATGGCGACAATTTCACTGCCCTCTTCGTCTGCGCCTGGGTTACAAAGCACCAGCAGCGCTGCAGAACCGCAGGGTAACGATATTGGTTCCCAAATCATCCGTATAACCCAGCAAATCGTCAAATTGACTCAGCAGCTAAAAAACATTGCCAGCGGCAGCGGAAGTGCAGAGGAAAAACAGAAACAGGCAGAGTTAATTCAGGACCAGATAACCATGCTGGAAGCTCAACTGGCGCAGCTCCAGCGCCAGCAGGCGGAAAAAGATCAGGAACAGCAGACGCAAAGCGCCTTCAACGCTACGGGGGTAAAATCCGCGTCCGCCGACCACCAGATAGACGTCTATATCTGA
- a CDS encoding NupC/NupG family nucleoside CNT transporter: MDRVFHFVLALVVVTILALLVSHDRKKIRIRYVVQLLVIEVLLAWFFLNSDIGLGFVKGFSEMFEKLLGFANEGTNFVFGKMNDQGLAFFFLKVLCPIVFISALIGILQHIRVLPVVIRAIGTVLSKVNGMGKLESFNAVSSLILGQSENFIAYKDILGKMSRNRMYTMAATAMSTVSMSIVGAYMTMLQPKYVVAALVLNMFSTFIVLSIINPYRVEQSEENLQMSNLHEGQSFFEMLGEYILAGFKVAIIVAAMLIGFIALISGLNALFAAVLGISFQGILGYIFYPVAWVMGVPASEALQVGSIMATKLVSNEFVAMMDLQKIASTLSPRAEGIISIFLVSFANFSSIGIIAGAIKGLNEEQGNVVSRFGLKLVYGSTLVSVLSASIAALVL; this comes from the coding sequence ATGGACCGCGTTTTTCACTTTGTCCTCGCGCTTGTCGTGGTGACCATTCTGGCGTTACTGGTCAGCCATGACCGTAAAAAAATTCGTATTCGTTATGTCGTTCAACTGCTTGTTATTGAAGTCTTGCTGGCGTGGTTCTTCCTGAACTCAGATATCGGTCTGGGCTTTGTGAAAGGCTTCTCCGAGATGTTCGAGAAACTGCTCGGCTTCGCTAATGAGGGGACAAACTTCGTCTTCGGTAAGATGAATGATCAAGGTCTGGCGTTCTTCTTCCTGAAGGTCCTGTGCCCAATCGTCTTTATCTCCGCGCTGATCGGTATCCTGCAGCACATCCGCGTTCTGCCTGTGGTGATTCGCGCGATTGGTACCGTACTGTCCAAAGTCAACGGCATGGGCAAACTGGAGTCGTTCAACGCCGTCAGCTCCCTGATTCTGGGCCAGTCTGAAAACTTCATCGCCTATAAAGATATTCTCGGCAAGATGTCGCGCAACCGCATGTACACCATGGCGGCCACCGCAATGTCCACCGTGTCGATGTCTATCGTCGGCGCGTACATGACCATGCTGCAGCCGAAATACGTCGTTGCTGCGCTGGTGCTTAACATGTTCAGCACCTTTATTGTGCTGTCCATCATCAACCCGTACCGCGTTGAGCAGAGCGAAGAGAACCTGCAGATGTCCAATCTGCACGAAGGTCAGAGCTTCTTTGAAATGCTGGGTGAGTACATCCTTGCGGGCTTCAAAGTTGCGATTATCGTTGCCGCCATGCTGATCGGCTTCATCGCGCTGATTTCAGGTCTGAACGCGCTGTTCGCCGCCGTACTGGGCATCTCCTTCCAGGGCATCCTCGGCTACATCTTCTACCCGGTGGCCTGGGTGATGGGCGTTCCGGCAAGCGAAGCGCTGCAGGTCGGCAGCATCATGGCGACCAAACTGGTGTCGAACGAATTCGTGGCTATGATGGATCTGCAGAAAATCGCCAGCACGCTCTCTCCGCGCGCGGAAGGCATTATCTCTATCTTCCTGGTGTCCTTCGCTAACTTCTCGTCCATCGGTATCATCGCCGGTGCGATTAAAGGCCTGAACGAAGAACAGGGCAACGTGGTCTCCCGTTTCGGCCTGAAACTGGTCTATGGCTCCACGCTGGTGAGCGTACTCTCTGCGTCTATCGCCGCACTGGTACTGTAA
- a CDS encoding YfeC-like transcriptional regulator: protein MLKERMTPEELAHLTGYSRQTINKWVRKEGWQTSPRPGVQGGKARLVHVNEQVRAFIHSAQRASEAGRPLHNIVVDDSFDALLLTLAKEMTASEQKQLTSLLLREGISGLLLRLGIRA, encoded by the coding sequence ATGCTCAAGGAACGAATGACCCCGGAGGAACTCGCTCACCTTACCGGTTATAGCCGGCAAACCATCAATAAATGGGTGCGTAAGGAAGGCTGGCAGACCTCGCCCCGTCCTGGCGTGCAGGGAGGCAAGGCGCGTCTGGTTCATGTTAATGAACAGGTCCGTGCGTTTATTCATAGCGCGCAAAGAGCGTCAGAAGCCGGGAGACCTCTGCATAATATCGTGGTTGATGACAGTTTCGACGCCTTACTGCTGACGCTTGCCAAAGAGATGACCGCCAGTGAGCAAAAGCAGCTCACTTCCCTGCTGCTACGTGAGGGAATTTCGGGACTACTTCTCCGTCTGGGTATTCGGGCATAA
- a CDS encoding DUF3820 family protein: MEKEQLIEIANTEMPFGKYKGRVLIDLPEEYLLWFARKDQFPAGKLGELMAVALLIKTEGLSHLVQPLKRRR; the protein is encoded by the coding sequence GTGGAAAAAGAGCAGCTGATTGAGATAGCCAATACGGAGATGCCCTTCGGTAAATACAAGGGCCGGGTGCTGATTGATTTGCCGGAAGAGTACCTGCTGTGGTTTGCCCGTAAGGACCAGTTTCCTGCCGGTAAGCTCGGCGAGCTGATGGCCGTTGCCCTGCTTATCAAAACCGAGGGGCTGAGCCATCTGGTTCAGCCCCTGAAACGTCGGCGTTAA
- a CDS encoding YfeC-like transcriptional regulator, giving the protein MKILHSKMTTQELAHCVGMAKQTINRWIREQGWVTEPIPGVKGGRARLIHIDQNVREFLSTTPKLRHLSLSWQLAEPEPHYASPELEPVWRKITDTLSMMTPDEQQHLHLLLVREGLSGFLRRLEIADENA; this is encoded by the coding sequence ATGAAAATACTTCACAGCAAGATGACCACCCAGGAACTGGCGCACTGTGTTGGCATGGCGAAACAGACGATCAACCGCTGGATCCGCGAGCAGGGCTGGGTCACTGAACCTATTCCGGGCGTTAAAGGCGGACGTGCCAGGCTTATCCATATCGACCAGAACGTCAGGGAATTCTTATCGACAACGCCCAAACTGCGCCATCTTTCGCTCTCATGGCAGTTAGCGGAGCCGGAGCCGCACTATGCGTCCCCTGAACTGGAACCCGTCTGGCGGAAAATTACCGATACGCTGTCAATGATGACGCCGGACGAACAGCAGCATCTCCACCTGTTACTGGTTCGCGAAGGGCTAAGCGGCTTTTTACGCCGCCTTGAGATAGCCGACGAGAACGCATAA
- the ligA gene encoding NAD-dependent DNA ligase LigA, whose translation MEPIEQQLTALRATLRHHEYLYHVMDAPELPDAEYDRLMRELRELEAKHPELITPDSPTQRVGAEPLGAFSQVRHEIPMLSLDNVFDEESFLAFNKRVQDRLKSSDKLTWCCELKLDGLAVSILYENGLLVRAATRGDGTTGEDITANVRTIRAIPLKLRGDDVPARVEVRGEVFLPQAGFEKINDEARRTGGKVFANPRNAAAGSLRQLDPRITAKRPLTFFCYGVGVLEGGELPASHLGRLRQFKSWGLPVSSRVTLCNSPEEVLAYYRKVEEDRPTLGFDIDGVVIKVDSLELQEQLGFVARAPRWAVAFKFPAQEQMTFVRDVEFQVGRTGAITPVARLEPVQVAGVLVSNATLHNADEIERLGLRIGDKVVIRRAGDVIPQVVNVVLSERPDDTREIEFPAHCPVCGSDVERVEGEAVARCTGGLICGAQRKESLKHFVSRRALDVEGMGDKIIDQLVEKEYVLTPADLFRLTAGKLTGLDRMGPKSAQNVVNALEKAKETSFARFLYALGIREVGEATAAGLAAHYGSLEALIAASIDDLQTVPDVGIVVATHVFNFFAEESNREVIQQLLAEGIHWPAPVVVKAEEIDSPFAGKTVVLTGSLSLMSRDDAKARLAALGAKVAGSVSKKTDLVIAGEAAGSKLAKAQELGIAVIDEAEMLRLLGE comes from the coding sequence ATGGAACCAATCGAACAACAACTAACTGCGCTGCGAGCCACGCTTCGCCATCACGAATACCTCTACCACGTCATGGACGCGCCGGAGCTCCCGGATGCGGAATATGACCGCCTGATGCGCGAGCTGCGTGAGCTTGAAGCAAAACACCCCGAGCTGATAACCCCCGATTCGCCGACCCAGCGCGTAGGCGCGGAGCCGCTGGGTGCATTCAGCCAGGTTCGCCATGAAATCCCGATGCTGTCGCTCGATAACGTCTTTGATGAAGAGAGCTTTCTGGCGTTCAACAAGCGCGTGCAGGATCGGCTGAAAAGTAGCGATAAGCTGACCTGGTGCTGCGAGCTGAAGCTGGACGGCCTGGCGGTAAGCATTCTGTACGAAAACGGCCTGCTGGTGCGGGCGGCAACCCGCGGCGACGGGACGACCGGAGAGGATATCACCGCTAACGTCCGCACCATCCGCGCTATCCCGCTGAAGCTGCGCGGCGACGATGTTCCGGCCCGGGTCGAAGTCCGCGGCGAGGTATTTTTACCGCAGGCCGGTTTTGAGAAAATTAACGATGAAGCCCGCCGTACCGGCGGTAAAGTGTTTGCTAACCCGCGTAACGCGGCGGCGGGCTCGCTGCGCCAGCTCGACCCGCGCATCACCGCAAAGCGGCCGCTGACGTTCTTTTGCTATGGCGTCGGCGTTCTGGAAGGCGGGGAGCTGCCCGCCAGCCATCTTGGTCGCTTGCGGCAGTTTAAATCGTGGGGGTTGCCGGTCAGCAGCCGGGTGACGCTGTGCAATAGCCCGGAGGAAGTGCTTGCTTACTATCGCAAGGTGGAAGAGGACCGCCCGACGCTCGGTTTCGATATTGACGGCGTGGTCATCAAAGTCGACTCCCTGGAGCTGCAGGAGCAGCTGGGGTTTGTCGCCCGCGCGCCGCGCTGGGCTGTGGCGTTTAAATTCCCCGCCCAGGAGCAGATGACCTTTGTGCGCGACGTGGAGTTTCAGGTTGGCCGGACCGGCGCCATTACGCCGGTTGCCCGTCTTGAGCCGGTACAGGTGGCCGGCGTGCTGGTGAGCAACGCGACGCTGCACAATGCCGATGAAATCGAGCGTCTGGGGCTGCGGATCGGCGATAAGGTAGTGATTCGCCGCGCGGGCGACGTTATCCCGCAGGTGGTGAACGTCGTGCTTTCCGAACGTCCGGACGACACCCGGGAGATTGAATTTCCGGCGCATTGCCCGGTATGCGGCTCAGACGTTGAGCGCGTGGAGGGCGAAGCGGTGGCTCGCTGTACGGGCGGTCTTATCTGCGGCGCCCAGCGTAAAGAGTCGCTCAAGCATTTTGTCTCGCGTCGCGCGCTGGACGTCGAGGGGATGGGCGATAAGATAATCGACCAACTGGTGGAAAAAGAGTATGTGCTCACACCGGCGGACCTTTTCCGCCTGACGGCAGGCAAACTGACCGGCCTCGATCGCATGGGACCGAAATCCGCGCAAAACGTGGTGAACGCGCTGGAGAAGGCGAAAGAGACCTCCTTTGCCCGCTTCCTTTACGCGCTGGGGATCCGCGAAGTCGGCGAGGCGACGGCCGCCGGTCTGGCGGCGCACTACGGCAGCCTTGAGGCGCTGATTGCCGCCAGCATTGACGATCTGCAAACGGTGCCGGACGTCGGCATCGTGGTGGCGACCCACGTGTTCAACTTCTTTGCCGAAGAGAGCAACCGCGAGGTGATTCAGCAGCTGCTCGCTGAAGGCATCCACTGGCCCGCGCCGGTGGTGGTGAAGGCGGAAGAAATTGACAGCCCGTTCGCCGGAAAAACGGTGGTGCTGACCGGCAGCCTGAGCCTGATGTCCCGTGACGATGCGAAGGCGCGTCTGGCCGCGCTGGGGGCGAAAGTGGCGGGCAGCGTCTCGAAGAAAACCGATCTGGTGATTGCCGGAGAGGCGGCGGGGTCGAAGCTTGCAAAGGCCCAGGAGCTGGGGATTGCCGTTATCGATGAGGCGGAGATGCTGCGTCTTCTGGGGGAATAA
- a CDS encoding EAL domain-containing protein, with amino-acid sequence MMFKFNTSTKKFVLALSLSLIAIPFARFISPRTIIDGNEIYLAWLPLSVMLSMILLFGRYAVLPLIAAFALTNEWMLNLPGLQASVLLFCQLFAVFLSCAILRYILGKRWRYGLPSKHMGVRIFWAYFFAPLVLKATMYLAGYFLDFPLSVSSYFGSGSVFYNVVDIQSLISAALIFTILFYYPLRMIVNPNFARKFWRYNIQPALCRQQRLFTINWLVALGIILLILCSPYRSTLIAGYLVPLIFILFFFGISRFRYQLLCVLWAASALLLVIYNQNFLQGVSSEYSLSFVLSVLISFTISMLYMSQIYSRSNVLRRKWHNRAMEDPLTGLPNLRALECYLARFPEGRVCCLRMDNLEFLSRHYGMMMRVYCKRMIAQDLQPLLYKNEQLFQLPGSELLLVLHGEETADRLSAMIDFLNSRKYHWHNNELVLEFGASWGGIQGEGEALHHTLGQLSWLSEQACAARKVLALDCSLETVSDNTTERLHQLNRVKRALDLGEICLYAQPIVSESGDVYHEILTRLTCDGEIIMPDRFIPVVAQFNLSKRFDMQVVEMLFRAMEAFPNERFSVNLMPFTLMQNESANEIIALFQQYRISPQSIVLEITEEQAFSDSEVSLVNIQRLRDFGCLIAIDDFGTGYANFERLKRLQADIVKIDGCFVHDIMEDAMDAMIVKSICEMARVKNLTLVAEFVETDAQRALLYQLGVDYLQGYLLGKPRPLAELRR; translated from the coding sequence ATGATGTTTAAATTTAACACCTCTACAAAGAAATTTGTGCTGGCGCTGTCGTTAAGTCTTATCGCTATCCCCTTTGCCAGATTTATTTCACCCCGTACGATTATTGATGGCAATGAGATATATCTGGCGTGGTTGCCGCTCAGCGTAATGCTTTCAATGATATTGCTGTTTGGGCGATATGCCGTCCTGCCGCTTATTGCCGCTTTTGCGTTGACCAACGAGTGGATGCTTAATCTGCCGGGCTTGCAGGCCTCGGTGCTGCTGTTTTGTCAGCTATTTGCCGTCTTCTTGTCCTGCGCCATTTTGCGCTATATTTTGGGCAAGCGCTGGCGCTACGGCCTGCCCAGCAAGCATATGGGCGTACGCATCTTCTGGGCCTACTTCTTCGCACCGCTGGTGCTGAAAGCGACGATGTACCTGGCCGGGTATTTCCTCGATTTTCCGCTGTCGGTTTCAAGCTATTTTGGCTCCGGTTCGGTGTTTTATAACGTTGTTGATATACAAAGTCTTATTAGCGCGGCGTTAATATTTACAATACTGTTTTATTATCCGTTAAGGATGATAGTTAATCCTAATTTTGCGAGAAAATTCTGGCGCTACAATATTCAGCCAGCGCTGTGTCGGCAGCAGCGTCTGTTTACAATTAACTGGCTAGTCGCGCTCGGTATTATATTACTGATACTCTGTTCTCCGTATCGCTCAACGCTGATTGCCGGTTACCTGGTGCCGCTAATATTCATTCTTTTCTTTTTTGGGATCAGCCGGTTCCGCTATCAGCTGCTTTGCGTGCTGTGGGCGGCTTCCGCCCTGCTGCTGGTTATCTATAACCAAAATTTTCTGCAGGGCGTCAGTTCAGAATATTCTCTGTCGTTTGTCTTATCTGTCTTAATTTCATTTACGATAAGCATGCTGTACATGTCGCAGATTTACTCGCGCAGCAACGTGCTGCGGCGTAAATGGCATAACCGGGCGATGGAGGATCCTCTCACCGGGCTGCCTAATCTGCGCGCGCTGGAGTGCTATCTGGCGCGGTTTCCGGAGGGGCGCGTTTGCTGCCTGCGTATGGATAACCTCGAGTTTCTGAGCCGTCATTACGGCATGATGATGCGCGTGTACTGTAAGCGGATGATCGCGCAGGACCTGCAGCCGCTGCTGTATAAAAATGAGCAACTGTTTCAGCTTCCGGGCAGCGAGCTGCTGCTGGTGTTGCATGGTGAAGAAACGGCGGACAGGCTCAGTGCGATGATCGATTTCCTCAATAGCCGCAAATATCACTGGCACAACAACGAGCTGGTGCTGGAGTTTGGCGCTTCCTGGGGAGGAATCCAGGGAGAAGGCGAGGCGTTGCACCATACGCTTGGGCAGCTAAGCTGGCTTTCCGAGCAGGCCTGCGCGGCGCGGAAAGTGCTGGCGCTGGACTGCAGTCTTGAAACCGTTTCAGACAATACCACCGAGCGCCTCCACCAGCTTAATCGGGTGAAGAGGGCGCTGGATCTCGGCGAAATATGCCTCTATGCGCAGCCTATCGTGAGCGAAAGCGGGGATGTTTACCATGAAATTCTGACCCGCTTAACCTGTGACGGCGAAATCATCATGCCGGACCGGTTTATTCCGGTGGTTGCCCAGTTCAACCTCAGCAAACGTTTTGATATGCAGGTTGTCGAAATGCTGTTTCGGGCCATGGAAGCGTTCCCCAATGAGCGTTTCTCCGTCAACCTGATGCCGTTTACGCTGATGCAAAACGAGAGCGCGAACGAAATTATTGCGCTGTTTCAGCAGTATAGGATATCGCCACAGTCGATCGTGCTGGAGATAACCGAGGAGCAGGCCTTCTCTGATTCAGAGGTAAGTCTGGTGAACATTCAGCGGCTGCGCGATTTTGGCTGCCTTATCGCCATCGATGACTTTGGCACCGGCTATGCGAATTTTGAGCGTCTGAAGCGGCTGCAGGCGGATATTGTCAAGATAGATGGCTGCTTCGTTCATGACATCATGGAGGACGCGATGGATGCGATGATCGTCAAATCTATCTGCGAGATGGCGCGGGTGAAGAACCTGACCCTGGTGGCGGAATTTGTTGAAACCGACGCCCAGCGGGCGCTGCTGTATCAGCTTGGCGTGGACTATCTGCAGGGATATTTGCTGGGGAAACCGCGGCCTCTGGCGGAACTGCGGAGATAA